From a single Brassica napus cultivar Da-Ae chromosome C9, Da-Ae, whole genome shotgun sequence genomic region:
- the BNAC09G03890D gene encoding uncharacterized protein BNAC09G03890D — MAPLKRTCSDISHQISIDNTLTKEPTPTPTATTTTLLSLSAISEVEDAKCECCGMSEECTPEYINGVRSKFSGKLICGLCAEAVEQEMEKMNSSELVVEKRREEAVHAHMSACARFNRLGRSYPALYQAEAVKEILKKRSNKMVRATKSEKGGLARSSSCMPALAKELKDRTFVNN, encoded by the coding sequence ATGGCTCCCCTTAAACGGACTTGCTCGGATATATCACACCAAATATCCATAGACAACACTCTAACCAAAGAACCAACGCCAACGCCAACTGCAACCACTACAACTTTGTTGTCCTTATCGGCGATATCCGAAGTAGAAGATGCAAAGTGTGAGTGTTGCGGCATGTCTGAAGAGTGCACGCCGGAGTATATAAACGGTGTGCGTTCAAAATTCTCAGGGAAGCTGATTTGCGGGTTGTGCGCAGAAGCGGTGGAGCaagagatggagaagatgaACAGCAGTGAATTAGTGGTGGAGAAACGGCGAGAGGAGGCAGTACATGCACACATGAGCGCATGTGCCCGGTTTAATAGGCTAGGCCGGAGTTATCCTGCGTTGTACCAGGCAGAAGCGGTTAAGGAAATTCTGAAGAAGAGGTCTAACAAGATGGTCAGAGCCACCAAGTCTGAAAAAGGTGGTCTCGCTAGGAGCTCTAGCTGCATGCCTGCTTTGGCTAAGGAGCTAAAAGATCGTACATTTGTTAATAACTAG
- the LOC106444459 gene encoding GATA transcription factor 12 produces the protein MEEEAHEFFHTADHFSVDDLLVDFPNDEDEENDVIADSDGADTTTAVADSSNSSSFSNTGLPTFHGDVQDGTSFSGDLCVPSDELAELEWLSNFVEDSFSTEHVQKLQLIPGYKSRPDSKSEPGPKNLKSSSPVFTTDVSVPAKARSKRSRAAACNWASRELPKEAFYDNPFTGETIISSLYLSPPSSPTLTAQLWKKLAVDASRRKKDSSTDSGEDERRCLHCATDKTPQWRTGPMGPKTLCNACGVRYKSGRLVPEYRPVASPTFVLSKHSNSHRKVMELRRQKEMTKSHHNHHGNDTAMILDVSSDGDDYLIHHNVV, from the exons ATGGAAGAAGAAGCTCATGAATTCTTTCACACAGCGGACCATTTCTCCGTCGATGACCTCTTGGTCGATTTCCCTAACGATGAAGACGAGGAGAACGATGTCATTGCTGATTCCGATGGCGCCGACACAACCACCGCCGTAGCCGACAGCTCTAactcctcctccttctccaaCACCGGTCTTCCCACTTTCCACGGTGACGTTCAAGACGGAACCAGCTTCTCCGGCGACCTCTGCGTACCG AGTGATGAGTTAGCTGAGCTAGAGTGGTTGTCGAACTTCGTGGAGGACTCGTTCTCGACCGAACATGTTCAAAAGCTCCAGCTAATACCCGGTTACAAGTCCCGACCCGATTCAAAATCCGAACCCGGCCCGAAAAACCTGAAAAGCAGCAGTCCGGTTTTCACCACTGACGTCTCTGTGCCGGCCAAAGCCAGGAGCAAACGCTCACGCGCCGCAGCATGCAACTGGGCCTCACGAGAGCTTCCCAAGGAAGCCTTTTACGACAACCCGTTCACCGGAGAAACCATTATCTCCAGCCTCTACCTGTCTCCGCCGTCCTCGCCGACGCTCACGGCTCAACTCTGGAAAAAGCTAGCCGTCGACGCGTCCCGGCGGAAGAAAGATTCCTCGACGGACTCCGGTGAAGATGAGCGTCGGTGTCTCCACTGCGCCACCGACAAGACGCCGCAGTGGCGGACGGGTCCAATGGGTCCGAAGACTCTGTGCAACGCTTGCGGCGTGAGGTACAAATCGGGACGTCTTGTACCGGAGTACCGGCCGGTGGCGAGTCCGACGTTCGTGCTGTCAAAACATTCCAATTCTCATCGGAAAGTTATGGAGCTCCGGCGACAGAAGGAGATGACCAAGTCCCACCATAACCATCATGGTAATGATACTGCCATGATTCTCGACGTTTCATCGGACGGTGATGATTACTTGATCCACCATAACGTTGTCTGA
- the LOC106440368 gene encoding probable glycosyltransferase At5g03795, with protein sequence MKMSYVFPWLWKVESRRLLWLLGLTFALIVTFQYVELPYSISSLFSSTKMPVSRNSTSLIGDRKHHNDNLTPAMVPSFSQNNATLVDDSDKEAAFQPSLPTSNSSPVKENATATAPVASVEAPAALPGLKPSPVKDNATVNVASAKVPAALPGLNQSPLKQNATLPTTSKVHDKNSTKEDVGDASPVVRFVPDIKENAKTTDSGVMSIYEMSKQLRRNRISHNRLAKKPKWVTKPDLELLQAKHEIENAPIDDKDPLLYAPLYHNVSIFKRSYEMMEEMLKVYVYKEGDKPIMHTPRLGGIYSSEGWFMKLIESNNKYVTKDATKAHLFYLPFSSQMLEETLYVKNSHSHRNLIKYLKDYIDFISIKYPFWNRTSGADHFLAACHDWAPSETRKHFSKTIRALCNSDVKEGFVFGKDTSLPETYVRDPKKPLSNIGGKSASKRPTLAFFAGQPDHGYVRPILLSYWGNNKDPDLKIFGKLPRSKGNKNYLQFMKRSKYCICAKGYEVNSPRVVEAIFYDCVPVIISDNFVPPFFEALNWESFAVFVLEKDIPNLKKILMSISERRYKQLQMRVKRVQKHFLWHVKPEKYDMFHMILHSVWFNRVFQISV encoded by the exons ATGAAGATGAGTTATGTATTTCCATGGCTGTGGAAGGTAGAAAGCAGACGGCTTCTATGGCTATTGGGACTCACATTTGCACTCATTGTCACCTTCCAATACGTCGAGCTACCATACTCTAtctcctctctcttctcttccacCAAGATGCCCGTTTCAAGAAACTCAACTTCACTTATAGGAGACCGTAAGCATCATAATGATAACTTGACTCCAGCAATGGTACCGAGCTTCTCCCAAAACAATGCTACTTTGGTGGATGATTCTGACAAAGAAGCTGCATTCCAGCCTTCATTACCTACTTCAAATTCGTCTCCGGTCAAGGAAAacgcaaccgcaaccgccccTGTCGCTAGTGTGGAGGCACCAGCTGCGTTACCTGGTTTAAAACCGTCTCCGGTTAAGGATAACGCAACAGTAAATGTGGCTAGTGCGAAGGTCCCAGCTGCTTTACCTGGTTTAAACCAGTCTCCTTTAAAGCAAAACGCTACACTACCTACAACTAGCAAAGTACATGACAAGAATTCAACtaaagaagatgttggtgatgctTCTCCTGTTGTGAGATTTGTACCTGACATAAAGGAGAACGCAAAAACGACTGATTCAGGAGTGATGTCCATATATGAGATGAGCAAGCAGCTGCGTCGAAACCGTATTTCTCATAATCGTCTTGCGAAG AAACCAAAATGGGTTACTAAACCTGACCTAGAGCTTTTACAAGCAAAACATGAGATTGAGAATGCACCAATTGATGACAAAGATCCTCTCCTCTATGCACCTCTTTATCACAATGTTTCCATCTTCAAACG GAGCTATGAGATGATGGAGGAGATGTTGAAGGTTTATGTATACAAAGAAGGAGATAAACCTATAATGCACACTCCAAGACTCGGAGGGATATATTCATCCGAAGGCTGGTTCATGAAACTTATTGAATCCAACAACAAATATGTCACAAAGGACGCTACAAAGGCTCATCTTTTCTACTTACCATTCAGTTCCCAGATGCTCGAGGAGACTCTATATGTAAAGAATTCTCATAGTCACCGCAATCTCATTAAGTATCTAAAAGACTATATTGACTTCATTTCCATAAAATATCCTTTTTGGAACCGAACTTCTGGAGCTGATCATTTCCTTGCCGCCTGCCATGACTGG GCTCCATCGGAGACACGGAAGCATTTTTCCAAGACTATAAGGGCGTTGTGTAACTCGGATGTTAAAGAAGGCTTTGTCTTTGGAAAGGACACATCTCTACCCGAGACATACGTTAGAGATCCCAAGAAACCACTAAGTAACATCGGTGGCAAGTCTGCGTCCAAAAGGCCAACACTAGCTTTCTTTGCTGGTCAACCCGATCACGGGTACGTTAGGCCAATACTACTCTCTTACTGGGGTAACAACAAAGATCCTGACCTGAAAATATTCGGGAAGCTTCCGAGGTCTAAAGGAAACAAGAACTATCTTCAGTTCATGAAGAGGAGCAAGTACTGCATTTGCGCTAAAGGGTATGAAGTGAACAGCCCTAGGGTGGTGGAGGCTATTTTCTATGATTGTGTTCCAGTCATCATATCTGATAACTTTGTGCCACCTTTTTTCGAGGCTTTGAACTGGGAGTCGTTTGCGGTTTTTGTGTTGGAGAAAGATATACCCAACTTGAAGAAGATTTTGATGTCTATATCGGAACGTAGGTACAAGCAATTGCAGATGA